One Verrucomicrobiaceae bacterium genomic window carries:
- the rplQ gene encoding 50S ribosomal protein L17 → MKHGRKTIKLQRKQDHRDALLMNLVCSLIEHRRIRTTLAKAKAVRPFAEKMVTLGKNGTLHDRRNAISYLRHPKVVKVLFDEIATASKDRNGGYTRITKLGQRRTDSAPMAYIEWVDAFVPKSAAAPAAEPEGEAAPEGEEAAAAAPAKKKAPAKKKAAAAEGEEAPKKKPAAKKAAKKKED, encoded by the coding sequence ATGAAACACGGAAGGAAAACCATCAAACTCCAGCGCAAGCAGGACCACCGCGACGCTTTGCTGATGAATCTCGTGTGCTCACTCATCGAGCACCGTCGCATCCGCACCACGCTCGCCAAAGCCAAGGCCGTGCGCCCCTTTGCCGAAAAAATGGTCACACTCGGCAAAAACGGCACGCTGCATGATCGCCGCAACGCCATCAGCTACCTCCGCCACCCCAAAGTGGTGAAAGTGCTGTTTGACGAGATCGCCACGGCATCCAAAGACCGCAACGGAGGCTACACCCGCATCACCAAGCTCGGCCAACGCCGCACCGACTCCGCCCCGATGGCCTACATCGAATGGGTGGACGCCTTTGTGCCAAAATCCGCCGCTGCCCCTGCTGCTGAGCCTGAAGGCGAAGCCGCTCCAGAAGGCGAAGAAGCCGCTGCCGCCGCACCCGCCAAAAAGAAAGCTCCGGCCAAGAAAAAAGCCGCTGCTGCTGAAGGCGAAGAGGCTCCTAAAAAGAAGCCAGCCGCTAAAAAAGCCGCCAAGAAGAAGGAAGACTAA
- a CDS encoding CDGSH iron-sulfur domain-containing protein: METTLPKIHEKQPVAVELPAGDHWWCACGLSGHQPSCDGSHKGTGFGPKKFTLPEAKKVWLCNCKHTKNPPFCDGSHKAL, from the coding sequence ATGGAAACGACTCTCCCAAAAATTCACGAAAAACAACCTGTCGCTGTCGAGCTGCCTGCGGGTGATCACTGGTGGTGTGCCTGCGGCCTCAGCGGCCATCAGCCGAGCTGCGATGGCTCGCACAAGGGCACGGGTTTCGGGCCGAAGAAATTCACACTGCCGGAGGCGAAGAAAGTCTGGCTGTGCAACTGCAAGCACACGAAGAATCCGCCTTTCTGCGATGGCTCGCACAAGGCTCTCTGA
- a CDS encoding UPF0175 family protein, whose protein sequence is MNIEISIPEALRAPLQERLLDLNRAALEGVAVSAYRRGVLSMAQVGELLCLDSRWATQRFLSEMGAWPSYDESNMADELTSLSA, encoded by the coding sequence ATGAATATCGAAATATCCATTCCTGAAGCTCTGCGTGCGCCTCTCCAGGAGCGTCTGCTAGATCTGAACCGTGCAGCTTTGGAGGGGGTCGCGGTGAGTGCCTATCGCCGTGGAGTCCTTTCGATGGCCCAGGTCGGTGAGTTGCTCTGTCTAGATTCTCGTTGGGCGACCCAGCGATTTCTCTCTGAAATGGGAGCCTGGCCTTCCTACGATGAGTCGAACATGGCAGATGAGCTCACTTCACTCTCGGCATGA
- a CDS encoding DUF3368 domain-containing protein, whose translation MTVISDTSVLCYLALIGKLELLKSFFGHVILPQKVLDECLHPEAPLELRRVFSGQLPSFIAVEEPQAILPETVSLDPGESAAISLAWQYRSESLLLIDERSGRAIAQALGLKVRGLAALVAEAHRKGQLDFDSAMEELQRHGFRLSSSLLHRFRNELHLN comes from the coding sequence ATGACGGTCATTAGTGATACATCGGTTCTCTGTTATCTGGCCTTGATCGGAAAATTGGAACTATTGAAGAGTTTCTTCGGGCACGTTATTTTGCCGCAGAAAGTGCTCGATGAATGCCTGCACCCAGAGGCTCCGCTGGAGCTTCGCCGGGTGTTCAGTGGTCAATTACCCTCATTTATAGCGGTAGAGGAGCCCCAAGCGATTTTGCCTGAAACCGTGTCATTGGACCCAGGTGAGTCTGCTGCCATCAGCCTAGCTTGGCAGTACCGCTCCGAATCGCTCCTCCTGATTGATGAACGCTCAGGTCGAGCAATTGCTCAGGCACTAGGCCTGAAAGTGCGCGGTTTGGCGGCGCTGGTCGCGGAGGCGCATCGCAAAGGGCAACTCGATTTTGACAGTGCCATGGAAGAGCTTCAAAGGCATGGATTCCGCCTTTCTTCCAGTCTGCTGCATCGCTTCCGCAACGAACTTCACTTAAATTGA
- a CDS encoding class I SAM-dependent methyltransferase yields the protein MNPSPHRRPPVQPALWITPEDMAAIEAAGTRAHRLASGSEGWVERLGEDVMISHKNDAALDELAAALDAWCSPGPWAPARVFTRFLPLKNADRIAPVLRRGDAALPLTTVVTEAGIRYALDFGAGYSHGLFLDQRANRAKLHAARPKRLLNTFAYTCSFSVVAALAGAETVSVDLSRKSLDRGRENFTLNGIPEARHRFLAEDALELLPKLGHRGERFDAIVLDPPTYSRGHQGRLWQIEQHFEDLVLAALEIAGPTCAILLSTNCTKLDPVTLERQARLCAKTKRRTTDFNRLKPVVDFPPGHGASTIWMMVR from the coding sequence GTGAATCCATCCCCCCACCGCCGCCCACCTGTCCAACCTGCGCTCTGGATCACGCCAGAGGACATGGCGGCCATCGAGGCAGCGGGCACGCGTGCACACCGCCTAGCCTCTGGCTCCGAGGGCTGGGTAGAGCGGCTCGGAGAGGATGTGATGATCTCCCACAAGAATGATGCGGCGCTCGATGAGCTCGCCGCAGCCCTGGACGCATGGTGCAGCCCCGGCCCATGGGCACCAGCACGCGTCTTTACCCGCTTTTTGCCGCTGAAAAATGCCGACCGCATCGCCCCTGTGCTGCGCCGTGGAGATGCCGCCCTGCCACTGACCACGGTGGTCACAGAGGCAGGTATCCGATATGCACTGGACTTCGGCGCTGGCTACAGCCACGGCCTATTCCTCGATCAGCGGGCGAACCGTGCCAAACTGCACGCAGCACGCCCCAAGCGGCTGCTCAATACCTTCGCTTACACCTGCAGTTTCAGCGTCGTTGCCGCACTCGCAGGCGCAGAGACCGTGAGTGTGGATTTATCCAGAAAATCACTGGATCGCGGGCGCGAGAATTTCACCCTCAATGGCATCCCAGAGGCACGCCACCGATTCCTCGCAGAGGATGCCCTCGAGCTGCTGCCAAAGCTCGGGCACCGGGGCGAGCGCTTTGATGCCATCGTGCTCGATCCGCCCACCTACTCACGCGGGCACCAGGGGCGCTTATGGCAGATCGAGCAGCACTTTGAGGACCTCGTCCTCGCCGCGCTCGAGATCGCAGGCCCCACCTGCGCCATCCTCCTCTCCACCAACTGCACCAAGCTCGATCCCGTCACCCTGGAGCGCCAAGCACGTCTCTGCGCGAAGACCAAACGCCGCACCACCGACTTCAATCGGCTGAAGCCCGTCGTGGACTTCCCCCCCGGCCATGGAGCCAGCACCATCTGGATGATGGTGCGTTAG
- a CDS encoding AAA family ATPase: MSAPTQDSPPDSPPAPDSPASEPVAKAEPPPPPDGPKPFSPEEITTKLEDFIKNTLGGQVLFTRIEGPRPAKDGDDKNADAEPQPDNSARFEFNLKPIDIKNHLDRFVIRQDEAKKVLATAVCDHYHHARMLREHREANPNGTPLEFSKQNVIIIGPTGVGKTYLVKHIADLVGVPFVKADATKFSETGYVGADVDDMIRELVYKADGDIELAEHGIIYLDEIDKLCSGTEKLGRDVSGRGVQTALLKIMEETEVPLYAQNDIRSQMQMMFDTRKGRTGREIINTRNILFIVSGAFSGLEKLIERRTNRKAIGFVTAG; encoded by the coding sequence ATGAGCGCCCCCACGCAAGATTCCCCGCCTGATTCACCGCCCGCACCAGATTCCCCCGCATCTGAGCCGGTGGCAAAGGCTGAGCCGCCACCGCCGCCGGATGGTCCGAAGCCCTTTTCCCCGGAGGAGATCACCACCAAGCTGGAGGACTTCATCAAGAACACGCTCGGTGGGCAGGTGCTCTTCACCCGGATCGAAGGCCCGCGCCCCGCAAAGGATGGCGACGATAAAAACGCTGACGCCGAGCCGCAGCCGGATAACAGCGCCCGCTTTGAGTTCAATCTCAAGCCCATCGACATCAAGAACCATCTGGACCGCTTCGTCATCCGCCAGGATGAGGCCAAGAAGGTGCTCGCCACGGCTGTCTGTGACCATTACCACCACGCTCGCATGCTGCGTGAGCACCGGGAGGCGAATCCCAATGGCACCCCGCTGGAGTTCTCCAAGCAAAACGTCATCATCATCGGCCCCACCGGCGTGGGAAAGACCTATCTCGTCAAACACATCGCCGATCTCGTCGGTGTGCCCTTCGTGAAGGCGGATGCCACCAAATTTAGCGAAACCGGCTATGTCGGCGCTGATGTGGACGACATGATCCGCGAGCTCGTTTACAAAGCAGATGGCGACATCGAGCTGGCGGAGCATGGCATCATTTATCTCGATGAAATCGACAAGCTCTGCTCCGGCACGGAGAAGCTCGGACGTGATGTCAGCGGGCGCGGCGTGCAGACCGCGCTGCTGAAAATCATGGAGGAGACAGAGGTGCCACTCTACGCTCAGAATGACATCCGCAGCCAGATGCAGATGATGTTTGATACGCGTAAAGGCCGCACCGGCCGCGAGATCATCAATACGCGGAACATCCTCTTCATCGTCAGTGGTGCCTTCAGTGGCCTGGAAAAGCTCATCGAGCGCCGCACGAACCGCAAGGCGATCGGTTTCGTCACCGCAGGCTGA
- a CDS encoding DNA-directed RNA polymerase subunit alpha, which translates to MSARLARFEMPNRLVKNEATATETYAQFVAEPFDKGYGHTIGNSIRRVLLSSLEGASITSVKIRGVEHEFSTLPGIVEDVVQIVLNLKKIKFRHNSENKEPRLLSILVDRAGVVTAGDIKEDNHFEVINKDQVICTIDKKTKFEAEFEVRVGRGFSTWEENKRQDTPIGVIPIDSIYSPVTRVKYAVETTRVGQNTDYDKLVLDVWTDGRITPQDALLQSAAILRHHLDVFVNYDDKAIEFEAAPEAQSEENAELRKLLNMSVNEIELSVRAANCLNNANITSVGQLAMKTESEMLRYRNFGKKSLTEIKEKLAELGLSLGMKFDPALLEPIPGGVSLLARSSMIAEDEDDLADAAGFTKLVDSNFSDDEDE; encoded by the coding sequence ATGTCCGCACGTCTTGCCCGCTTCGAGATGCCGAACCGCCTCGTGAAAAACGAAGCCACGGCCACCGAAACCTACGCCCAGTTCGTCGCCGAGCCTTTTGACAAAGGTTACGGTCACACCATCGGCAACTCCATCCGCCGCGTCCTGCTTTCCTCCCTGGAAGGTGCCTCCATCACTTCCGTGAAAATTCGCGGTGTGGAGCATGAGTTCTCCACCCTCCCTGGCATCGTCGAAGACGTCGTCCAGATCGTCCTCAATCTGAAGAAGATCAAATTCCGCCACAACAGCGAAAACAAAGAGCCCCGCCTGCTCTCCATCCTGGTGGACCGCGCTGGCGTCGTCACTGCGGGTGACATCAAAGAGGACAATCACTTTGAAGTGATCAACAAAGACCAGGTCATCTGCACCATCGACAAAAAGACCAAATTTGAGGCCGAATTCGAAGTCCGCGTGGGCCGTGGTTTCTCCACCTGGGAAGAAAACAAGCGCCAGGACACCCCCATCGGCGTCATCCCCATCGACAGCATCTACAGCCCTGTCACCCGCGTCAAATACGCCGTCGAAACCACCCGCGTCGGTCAAAACACCGACTATGACAAGCTCGTGCTCGACGTGTGGACCGATGGCCGCATCACTCCGCAGGATGCCCTTCTCCAATCCGCCGCCATCCTCCGCCACCACCTCGACGTCTTCGTCAACTACGACGACAAAGCCATCGAGTTCGAGGCCGCACCAGAAGCCCAGAGCGAGGAAAACGCCGAGCTGCGCAAGCTCCTCAACATGAGCGTCAACGAGATCGAGCTCTCCGTCCGTGCCGCGAACTGCCTCAACAACGCCAACATCACCAGCGTGGGCCAGCTCGCCATGAAGACCGAGTCCGAGATGCTGCGCTACCGCAACTTCGGCAAGAAATCCCTCACCGAGATCAAGGAAAAGCTCGCCGAGCTGGGTCTGTCTCTCGGCATGAAGTTCGACCCTGCCCTCCTGGAGCCCATCCCTGGTGGCGTCAGCCTCCTGGCTCGCAGCAGCATGATCGCAGAAGACGAGGACGACCTCGCCGACGCCGCCGGCTTCACCAAGCTCGTGGACAGCAACTTCAGCGACGACGAAGACGAGTAA
- a CDS encoding CHAT domain-containing protein, translating into MITPHATLLLEGEFIQLRCPAGHVSEDIRLDDIAVKQLREWAAQHLALAKKDNAAGLLALGQQMTTWLEGSTGQATRVLEAGSAPMIVEMIVGKLDSSEKARAFLDAPWELLALHGQHLALRADVGLTVIRRIGKAQTPSPAAPHRLGVVFMAAAPHGADNLNYEDEETAILDATKGLGLDLVVEESGTLDLLAACVAREQPEVVQISCHGSLQPEPGLLLEDEVGDVAYVTAAKLSQRLAAHHPRLLFLSACQTAESHAVLDSLAQSLVRLGARAVLGWAAPVLDHEAALFSSLLLRQLSEGMELAQAFGSARLALADHDSLPESPDGSPAARDWHLARLYLEAKGGGVFATAGGPHRLMGRGQAAKTFLDVKGQKVPVAGEAEFVGRRREVQTLLREFRASSAQRHAGVIIHGMGRQGKSSLAARVARRLEHTHEVLVLFGRYDAASILSAFRERISTPEVTALVSDWLPRVEQDAALLLPALPALLEGPCCQEKPGTRPVLLIVDDFEQALEAVADAPHRLKSELVPALRSLIRAFQTAETDSRLLFTCRYEFSLLDSSGQEMTDRLLKVPLHGMTGRESRKQLWAKLRQQTALTLTQQQNLPALVDRLERITAAAQGNPGLQDLLHSLCLESPPKCDACLEQMETYSQTGQSPEEDRVRQFLENLAIHSLIGLLTAPARELLRASTLFQLPVPVPVMQTLATAVGADEHAIPRLLALGLWEVFEDLHDHQQRALALNALVKPLAGELTDEENINLTTVSVESLFECWGAEGGNEEHGSLQSFELTRLALLAQQPRVLVACVAGALRFLAQQFEYKLAAAWAAQVMEILDQAGVAASVDLLRTAAERLTQVGDVQKAGGLLERALQSLSDGHSTGGIDHAATLITHARALVQQGRPDEALKHFQAADALLPQGREKAVVLGDIARIRAAKGEVDAALALQQEMLGIFEGLGDKRSRAVTLGDIARIRAKKGEVDAALALHQEELEVYEGLGDKRSRAVTLGDIARIRAAKGEVDAALALHLEMLGIFEGLGDKRERAVTLGDIARIRADKGEVDAALALHQERLGIFEELGDRDGEANALWSIAKIEVEKQEWQAAYEHLAASYAINLQLGRLDGISFVGLDLGRLLCAAGEQQKGLAILERSLAGFQKLGWAREIAYTEAILEHWRAQAS; encoded by the coding sequence ATGATCACTCCCCATGCCACGCTCCTACTCGAAGGTGAATTCATCCAACTTCGCTGCCCAGCGGGCCATGTGTCAGAGGACATTCGTTTGGATGACATTGCAGTGAAGCAGCTACGCGAGTGGGCGGCGCAGCATCTCGCACTGGCGAAAAAGGATAACGCAGCCGGTTTGTTGGCGCTGGGGCAGCAGATGACCACTTGGCTGGAGGGCAGCACGGGCCAGGCCACGCGAGTACTGGAGGCGGGTAGTGCGCCGATGATCGTGGAGATGATCGTGGGGAAGCTGGATAGCTCGGAAAAGGCGCGAGCCTTCCTGGATGCGCCTTGGGAGCTGCTGGCGCTGCATGGGCAGCACCTCGCACTTCGCGCGGATGTCGGCCTGACGGTGATTCGCCGCATTGGCAAAGCGCAGACGCCTTCTCCTGCTGCGCCGCATCGTCTGGGCGTGGTTTTCATGGCCGCCGCACCCCATGGGGCGGATAATCTGAACTACGAGGACGAGGAAACAGCCATCTTGGATGCGACGAAGGGCCTCGGCCTCGATCTCGTGGTCGAGGAGAGTGGCACGCTCGATCTGCTAGCCGCCTGCGTGGCGCGGGAGCAGCCAGAGGTGGTGCAGATTTCCTGCCATGGCAGTTTGCAGCCAGAGCCGGGCCTGCTGCTGGAGGACGAGGTGGGTGATGTGGCCTACGTCACTGCGGCGAAGCTCAGCCAGCGGCTCGCCGCGCATCATCCACGGCTGCTGTTTCTTTCCGCCTGCCAGACGGCGGAGTCCCATGCCGTGCTCGATTCGCTGGCCCAGTCGCTCGTGCGCTTGGGAGCACGGGCCGTGCTCGGTTGGGCTGCGCCAGTGCTGGATCATGAGGCCGCGCTGTTTTCATCGCTCCTGCTGCGGCAGCTCTCGGAGGGCATGGAGCTAGCGCAGGCATTCGGTTCCGCTCGCTTGGCTTTAGCCGATCATGACAGCCTGCCCGAGTCGCCGGATGGCAGCCCTGCCGCGCGGGACTGGCATCTCGCGCGGCTGTACCTGGAGGCGAAAGGCGGTGGCGTGTTTGCCACAGCGGGCGGCCCCCATCGACTCATGGGTCGCGGCCAGGCGGCGAAGACCTTCCTCGACGTGAAAGGCCAAAAAGTGCCCGTCGCTGGTGAGGCGGAGTTTGTGGGCCGTCGGCGAGAGGTGCAGACTCTTTTGCGTGAGTTCCGTGCGTCTTCCGCCCAGCGCCATGCTGGTGTTATCATCCATGGCATGGGCCGCCAGGGGAAGTCCAGCCTCGCTGCCCGTGTGGCGCGGCGGCTGGAGCACACGCATGAGGTGCTGGTACTCTTTGGCCGTTATGATGCCGCTTCCATCTTGAGTGCCTTCCGCGAGCGCATCAGCACACCGGAGGTCACAGCACTGGTGAGCGACTGGCTGCCGCGTGTGGAGCAGGATGCCGCCTTGCTCCTTCCCGCCCTCCCCGCACTGCTAGAGGGGCCTTGCTGCCAAGAGAAGCCCGGCACGCGTCCCGTGCTGCTCATCGTCGATGACTTCGAGCAGGCCTTGGAGGCCGTAGCGGATGCCCCTCATCGGTTAAAGTCGGAGCTTGTCCCCGCCCTCCGCAGCCTCATCCGTGCCTTTCAAACGGCAGAGACCGACTCCCGCCTGCTCTTCACCTGCCGCTACGAGTTCAGCCTGCTAGATAGCAGCGGCCAGGAAATGACGGATCGCCTACTGAAAGTGCCGCTGCACGGCATGACCGGCCGCGAATCCCGCAAACAGCTCTGGGCCAAGCTGCGCCAGCAGACCGCACTCACCCTCACGCAGCAGCAAAACCTTCCCGCCCTGGTGGATCGCCTGGAGCGCATCACCGCTGCCGCCCAGGGCAATCCTGGCCTGCAAGACCTGCTCCACAGCCTCTGCCTGGAGTCCCCGCCGAAGTGCGATGCCTGCTTGGAGCAGATGGAGACGTATTCCCAGACCGGTCAGTCACCGGAGGAAGACCGCGTTCGGCAGTTCTTGGAAAATCTCGCCATTCATTCCCTCATCGGCCTCCTGACTGCGCCTGCACGTGAGCTGCTGCGTGCCTCCACCCTCTTCCAGCTTCCGGTGCCAGTCCCCGTGATGCAAACCCTCGCCACCGCCGTCGGCGCAGACGAGCACGCCATCCCCCGCCTACTCGCCCTCGGTCTCTGGGAGGTCTTTGAAGACCTGCATGACCACCAGCAACGCGCCCTGGCCCTGAACGCTCTCGTGAAGCCCCTGGCCGGTGAATTGACCGATGAAGAAAACATCAACCTCACCACCGTCAGCGTGGAGTCCCTCTTCGAGTGCTGGGGTGCAGAAGGTGGAAACGAGGAGCATGGCTCCCTCCAGAGCTTTGAACTGACACGCCTCGCTCTGCTGGCCCAGCAGCCGCGTGTTCTTGTTGCCTGCGTAGCGGGTGCCTTACGTTTTTTGGCTCAGCAATTCGAATACAAACTCGCCGCCGCTTGGGCGGCACAGGTGATGGAAATTTTGGATCAGGCAGGAGTAGCGGCCTCTGTTGATTTGCTGCGCACGGCTGCGGAGAGGCTCACGCAGGTGGGAGATGTCCAAAAAGCGGGCGGTTTGCTTGAACGAGCACTCCAGAGTCTCAGTGACGGCCACTCGACTGGCGGCATCGACCACGCGGCGACGCTGATCACTCATGCACGCGCTTTGGTTCAGCAAGGTCGGCCAGACGAGGCATTGAAACACTTCCAAGCCGCCGATGCTTTGCTGCCTCAGGGGCGCGAAAAGGCGGTCGTTTTGGGCGACATCGCGCGGATTCGCGCCGCCAAGGGCGAGGTGGACGCGGCGCTGGCCTTGCAACAGGAGATGCTGGGCATCTTCGAGGGCTTGGGCGACAAGCGCTCGCGGGCGGTGACCTTGGGCGACATCGCGCGGATTCGCGCCAAGAAGGGCGAGGTGGACGCGGCGCTGGCCTTGCACCAGGAAGAGCTGGAGGTATACGAGGGCTTGGGCGACAAGCGCTCGCGAGCGGTGACCTTGGGCGACATCGCGCGGATTCGCGCCGCCAAGGGCGAGGTGGACGCGGCGCTGGCCTTGCACCTGGAGATGCTGGGCATCTTCGAGGGCTTGGGCGACAAGCGCGAGCGAGCGGTGACCTTGGGCGACATCGCGCGGATTCGCGCCGACAAGGGCGAGGTGGACGCGGCGCTGGCCTTGCACCAGGAGAGGCTGGGCATCTTCGAGGAACTGGGCGATAGGGATGGCGAGGCGAATGCCCTCTGGTCGATCGCGAAAATCGAAGTCGAAAAGCAGGAGTGGCAGGCGGCCTATGAGCACTTAGCTGCTTCTTATGCCATCAATCTCCAACTTGGCCGCCTCGACGGCATCAGTTTCGTGGGATTGGATCTCGGGCGGCTCCTCTGCGCCGCTGGAGAGCAGCAGAAAGGACTCGCGATCCTGGAACGATCCTTGGCTGGTTTTCAAAAGCTCGGTTGGGCGCGGGAGATCGCATACACCGAAGCCATTCTGGAGCACTGGAGAGCACAAGCGTCGTAA
- the ggt gene encoding gamma-glutamyltransferase codes for MRTILSLFFLSASLLAAAESAYKQHAVATVHPLATQAALEVFEKGGNAIDAAVAAGLTLGVVDGYNSGIGGGCFFVIHAADGTITCIDGREMAPAAAHRDMYLIGGKLDEEASKTGALASGVPGYLMACEAARKKHGRLPLADLLLPAAQIADRGFPIDAVYARKLAATASKLARFPASAAIFLRDGKPLAVGDTLVQRDLAATYRAIAQHGITWFYEGNFAQRAAEWMRENGGIMTVADLAAYRAPEREPVRSSYRGHQLITMPPPSSGGVHVAQILHTLEHFPIRTLDVATRVHVITEAMKLAFADRAHWLGDPDFAKVPRGLVDPAYAADLARKIDPEHSTKVSGHGMPPHWEGDVFGKHTTFLCTADKEGNWVALNQTINTSFGSKVVIPGTGVLMNDEMDDFAVQPGVPNAFKLIGAEANAVAPGKRPLSSMSPTIVLKDGRPILVTGAAGGPTIITQALLLITHVLDDGLTPGEALSRPRFHHQWNPDELKIEKAFGADVFADLKKRGHRLAPSEGFGACQAISFDAETKTFLPAHDPRVPGKAGGR; via the coding sequence ATGAGAACGATCCTCTCGCTGTTTTTCCTCTCGGCATCGCTGCTCGCAGCGGCGGAGAGTGCCTACAAGCAACACGCTGTCGCCACGGTGCACCCGCTGGCCACACAGGCGGCGCTGGAAGTCTTTGAGAAAGGCGGCAACGCCATCGACGCTGCCGTCGCCGCCGGTTTGACGCTCGGCGTCGTCGATGGGTATAACTCCGGCATCGGCGGTGGCTGCTTTTTTGTCATCCACGCGGCGGATGGCACCATCACCTGCATCGACGGACGCGAGATGGCACCAGCGGCAGCACATCGCGACATGTACCTCATCGGTGGCAAGCTCGATGAAGAGGCGAGCAAGACCGGTGCGCTCGCATCTGGCGTGCCGGGCTATCTCATGGCCTGTGAAGCGGCTCGGAAAAAACACGGTCGCCTGCCGCTAGCGGACTTGCTGCTGCCCGCCGCGCAGATCGCGGATAGAGGTTTCCCCATTGATGCCGTGTATGCGCGGAAGCTCGCCGCTACCGCGTCGAAGCTCGCTCGTTTCCCCGCATCTGCCGCCATCTTCCTGCGCGATGGCAAGCCGCTCGCCGTGGGCGACACGCTGGTGCAGCGCGATCTTGCGGCGACGTATCGTGCCATCGCACAGCATGGTATCACGTGGTTTTACGAGGGGAACTTTGCCCAGCGAGCCGCAGAGTGGATGCGCGAAAATGGCGGCATCATGACCGTGGCCGATTTGGCTGCGTATCGTGCCCCCGAGCGCGAACCGGTGCGCAGCAGCTATCGCGGGCATCAGCTCATCACCATGCCGCCGCCGAGTAGTGGTGGGGTGCATGTGGCGCAGATTTTGCACACGCTGGAGCATTTTCCTATTCGCACGCTGGATGTCGCGACGCGTGTCCACGTCATCACGGAGGCGATGAAGCTCGCTTTCGCGGATCGCGCTCATTGGCTCGGTGATCCCGACTTTGCCAAAGTGCCGCGTGGCCTCGTCGATCCGGCTTACGCAGCCGATTTGGCCCGTAAAATCGACCCCGAGCACTCCACGAAGGTTTCCGGTCATGGAATGCCTCCGCACTGGGAGGGCGATGTTTTCGGCAAACACACCACTTTCCTCTGCACCGCCGATAAAGAGGGAAATTGGGTCGCTCTCAATCAAACCATCAACACCTCCTTCGGCAGCAAAGTCGTCATTCCCGGCACCGGCGTGCTCATGAATGATGAGATGGACGATTTCGCCGTGCAGCCCGGCGTGCCGAATGCCTTCAAACTCATCGGTGCAGAGGCGAACGCCGTCGCCCCCGGCAAACGCCCCCTCAGTAGCATGAGTCCCACGATCGTGCTCAAAGACGGACGCCCCATCCTCGTCACCGGTGCCGCTGGTGGCCCGACGATCATCACGCAGGCGCTGCTGCTCATCACGCACGTGCTGGATGATGGACTCACGCCTGGGGAGGCACTCTCCCGCCCGCGTTTTCATCACCAGTGGAACCCCGACGAGCTCAAGATCGAAAAAGCCTTCGGCGCAGACGTTTTCGCCGATCTCAAAAAACGCGGACACCGCCTCGCGCCATCGGAAGGCTTCGGTGCCTGCCAAGCCATCTCCTTCGATGCTGAGACAAAAACCTTCCTCCCAGCTCACGATCCCCGTGTGCCTGGGAAAGCCGGTGGTCGCTGA